The Streptococcus viridans genome includes a window with the following:
- the gatD gene encoding lipid II isoglutaminyl synthase subunit GatD, which produces MTYTSLQSPDQENYQYELRIAHLYGNLMNTYGDNGNILMLKYVAEKLGARVTVDIVSLKDRFDPDTYDIAFFGGGQDYEQTIVSEDLPDKKEDIERFIHDDGVVLAICGGFQLLGQYYIEASGKRIEGLGIMGHYTLNQENNRYIGDIKIHNEEFNETYYGFENHQGRTFLAKDEKPLGKVVYGNGNNKEDGCEGVHYKNVFGSYFHGPILSRNANLAYRLVTTALKNKYGQDIVLATYDDILSLEKAEEYADVKSKAELEE; this is translated from the coding sequence ATGACGTATACTTCACTACAATCCCCTGATCAGGAAAACTACCAATACGAATTGAGAATTGCCCATCTTTATGGGAATCTGATGAATACTTATGGGGATAATGGCAATATCCTCATGCTCAAGTACGTTGCGGAAAAGCTCGGTGCTCGCGTAACGGTGGACATCGTTTCGCTCAAAGACCGCTTTGATCCAGACACCTACGATATCGCCTTTTTCGGTGGAGGCCAAGACTACGAACAGACTATTGTATCCGAGGATCTACCAGATAAAAAAGAAGACATCGAACGCTTCATTCATGACGATGGGGTGGTCCTGGCTATCTGTGGTGGCTTTCAACTTCTAGGCCAGTACTACATTGAGGCTTCTGGCAAGCGCATTGAGGGACTTGGTATTATGGGACACTATACCCTTAACCAAGAAAACAATCGCTACATTGGCGACATCAAAATCCATAATGAAGAGTTCAACGAGACCTATTATGGTTTTGAAAACCACCAAGGTCGGACCTTCTTGGCGAAGGACGAAAAACCACTGGGCAAGGTCGTCTATGGAAATGGGAACAACAAAGAAGATGGTTGCGAAGGGGTTCATTACAAGAACGTCTTTGGCAGCTACTTCCACGGTCCTATCTTGTCCCGAAATGCCAATTTGGCCTATCGCTTGGTGACAACAGCTCTAAAGAATAAATATGGACAAGATATCGTCTTAGCGACTTATGATGATATTTTAAGTCTAGAAAAAGCGGAAGAATACGCTGATGTGAAAAGTAAGGCTGAATTAGAAGAATAG
- the cdaA gene encoding diadenylate cyclase CdaA, producing the protein MNIQQLSNPQYWASLFPTPWSVVVNLIDIALVAWLLYYFIKAIVGTKIMILVRGVLTFFLFELVANMIGLTTISWLINQIITYGVIAAVVIFSPEIRTGLERLGRATEFFSTNQISTEEKLVQSYVKAVAYMSPRKIGALVAIQGSRTLQEYISTGIPLDADVSGELLINIFIPNTPLHDGAVIVTNDKIAVSCAYLPLTESTGISKEFGTRHRAAIGLSEVSDAFTFVVSEETGGISIARNGSFRYDLSIEEFEQELRSFIIPEDQGKKDLKSRIFGGRIK; encoded by the coding sequence GTGAACATCCAACAATTGTCAAATCCCCAGTATTGGGCCAGTTTATTTCCCACTCCATGGAGTGTGGTTGTCAACCTGATTGACATTGCCCTAGTAGCTTGGTTATTGTATTATTTTATAAAAGCCATTGTCGGCACTAAAATTATGATTTTAGTCCGTGGTGTCTTGACCTTTTTCTTATTTGAGTTAGTTGCCAATATGATTGGTCTGACGACCATTTCTTGGTTGATCAACCAAATCATCACATACGGGGTCATTGCTGCGGTAGTGATTTTCTCTCCGGAAATTCGGACGGGATTAGAACGATTAGGTCGAGCAACTGAATTTTTCTCAACCAACCAGATTAGTACAGAAGAAAAATTGGTTCAATCCTATGTAAAAGCCGTTGCTTATATGAGTCCTCGAAAGATTGGTGCCTTGGTTGCTATTCAAGGGAGTAGAACCCTTCAAGAATATATTTCTACGGGTATTCCCCTCGATGCAGATGTTTCGGGTGAACTTCTGATTAATATTTTTATTCCCAACACCCCGCTTCACGATGGGGCAGTGATTGTCACCAATGATAAAATTGCTGTATCTTGTGCTTATCTCCCCTTAACAGAAAGCACGGGAATTTCAAAAGAGTTCGGTACGCGACACCGGGCTGCAATCGGCTTGTCTGAGGTAAGTGATGCCTTCACCTTTGTTGTTTCGGAAGAAACGGGTGGTATCTCCATTGCGAGAAATGGGAGCTTTAGATACGACCTCAGTATCGAAGAATTCGAACAAGAATTGCGTTCCTTCATTATTCCAGAAGATCAAGGAAAAAAAGATTTGAAATCAAGAATTTTTGGAGGACGTATCAAATGA
- the murT gene encoding lipid II isoglutaminyl synthase subunit MurT — protein MKIKTSIGLIAGKTSSHLLRLLGRGSTLPGKIALQIDKDILQYLAQNYEIVVITGTNGKTLTTALTVGILQEAFGPIVTNPSGANMISGITTTFLNAKGSSGRPIAVLEIDEASLARICDYITPTLFVITNIFRDQMDRYGEIYTTYRMILDGIKKAPQATVLMNGDSPLFHTLPLPNPVQYFGFDTEKTAPQLAHYNTEGIVCPECHGILTYQLNTYANLGDYICESCGFHRPPLTVAVNELTELTNTSSHFKINGTNYHINIGGLYNIYNALAAVAVAHYFDVSPDVIKRGFDKSKAVFGRQETFKIGDKECTLVLIKNPVGATQAIEMIKLAPYPFSLSVLLNANYADGIDTSWIWDADFEQITQMDIPEINAGGVRHSEIARRLRVTGYPADQITENAKLEDVFTQIKEQTTPHAYILATYTAMLEFRELLAQEHLIEKEMN, from the coding sequence ATGAAGATTAAGACTAGTATAGGGCTTATTGCCGGAAAAACGAGTAGTCACCTCTTGCGTTTGCTTGGTCGTGGCTCTACCCTTCCTGGAAAAATCGCCCTCCAAATTGATAAAGACATTTTACAATACCTGGCCCAGAACTACGAAATTGTGGTTATCACTGGTACGAATGGGAAAACACTAACAACAGCTCTCACTGTTGGCATTCTTCAGGAGGCTTTCGGACCTATCGTGACCAATCCTAGTGGTGCCAATATGATTTCAGGGATTACGACTACTTTCTTGAACGCAAAAGGTTCTTCTGGTCGTCCAATTGCAGTTCTTGAAATCGATGAAGCCAGCCTGGCTCGAATTTGTGACTATATCACTCCGACCTTGTTTGTAATCACCAATATTTTCCGGGATCAAATGGACCGCTACGGAGAAATCTACACGACTTATCGGATGATCTTAGATGGGATTAAAAAAGCGCCACAGGCGACTGTTCTGATGAATGGGGATAGTCCTCTTTTCCATACCCTTCCCCTACCAAATCCCGTTCAATATTTTGGCTTTGACACGGAAAAAACTGCTCCGCAACTAGCTCATTACAATACGGAAGGAATCGTTTGTCCAGAGTGTCACGGTATTTTAACTTACCAATTAAACACCTATGCCAATCTAGGAGATTACATTTGTGAAAGCTGTGGCTTCCATCGTCCTCCATTGACAGTGGCAGTTAATGAATTGACCGAGTTGACCAATACTTCTTCTCACTTTAAAATCAACGGGACAAACTACCACATCAATATCGGGGGCCTCTATAATATTTACAACGCCCTCGCTGCGGTTGCCGTGGCCCATTATTTTGATGTCAGCCCAGACGTCATTAAGCGTGGTTTCGATAAGAGTAAGGCTGTCTTTGGTCGTCAGGAAACCTTTAAGATTGGGGATAAAGAATGTACCTTAGTCCTTATCAAAAATCCGGTTGGAGCTACTCAGGCTATTGAAATGATCAAACTAGCGCCGTATCCCTTCAGCTTGTCTGTTCTTCTCAACGCCAACTACGCAGATGGGATTGATACCAGCTGGATTTGGGATGCCGACTTTGAGCAAATCACCCAGATGGACATTCCAGAAATCAATGCTGGTGGAGTGCGACACTCAGAAATTGCTCGGCGACTTCGGGTCACTGGCTATCCGGCTGACCAGATTACTGAAAATGCAAAATTAGAGGATGTCTTTACCCAGATAAAAGAACAGACTACTCCTCACGCCTATATTTTAGCCACCTATACAGCCATGCTAGAATTCCGTGAATTGCTAGCTCAAGAACACCTGATTGAAAAGGAGATGAATTAA